A genomic segment from Drosophila miranda strain MSH22 chromosome 3, D.miranda_PacBio2.1, whole genome shotgun sequence encodes:
- the LOC108158938 gene encoding RNA-binding protein fusilli isoform X4, with translation MQVPEHVVSLYIATCGQNGPGLGSDEKEIILLVFVLLEVATGQIIGTKQILVRPDGYFIKDRTTSTSSDTSNVTSSNTACSPPLAGIGIGAIDGNVNANSSASSSIGSGTGNGSSANGVLENSSELILPIAEAQAAGKPLNEAIEEFDDYLRSLSLHDTDIQMITDGQLPLRQCLHREACAKDVELPAYYNRFSDLRKEFLRYKSGDLSRALVPVKDIKKMLQSPTLPVPQSIGEMLNELNTTSVEDNGFYIRESRDMVTVIQTLLQAGHKFASNELVTLNLEPGICSIDDEVDGNCIVRARGLPWQSSDQDIAKFFRGLNVAKGGVALCLSPLGRRNGEALIRFVSQEHRDMALKRHKHHIGARYIEVYRASGEDFLAIAGGASNEAQAFLSKGAQVIIRMRGLPYDCTAKQVLDFFTTGEAPCHVLDANEGVLFVKKPDGRATGDAFVLFANEGDAPKALGRHRESIGQRYIELFRSTTAEVQQVLNRSMDPKTFETSSHSQPPLIAQLPTMQLPLLPQHLITSGTTKNCIRLRGLPYEAMVEHILHFLDDFAKHIIYQGVHMVINAQGQPSGEAFIQMDSEDSARLCAQRKHNQFMVFGKKFRYIEVFQCSGDDMNMVLNGGLASPVAQPPAHHGHAHKQPSLLTTGATVLGAHFGPPFQAYGAAPPPSHTPLLATPRNHHAHHHHHHASTFYPPPLVYWPYPSPPVSPTTYYSQPAAHSPSQPLYPLDFFPPSPLSPPSVAIPHTSAGLILTTTKAAVSFVPPKQFSSTTTASGSKLSIPMLGYASTSQLGASPATTLNGTGAMSSATASPTASATGSTLTSSSTLLSIDINHATSTSTSIPTPSTAPMLKTSSQGATGAASTALVSNSCVELFIS, from the exons ATGCAGGTGCCCGAGCACGTTGTCTCCCTGTACATCGCCACCTGTGGCCAGAATGGACCCGGACTTGGATCTGACGAGAAGGAGATCATACTACTCGTCTTCGTTCTGCTGGAGGTCGCCACGGGTCAG ATCATCGGCACCAAACAAATACTCGTCCGGCCCGATGGCTACTTCATCAAAGACCGCACCACCTCGACCTCCTCGGACACCTCGAAcgtcaccagcagcaacaCGGCCTGCTCCCCGCCCCTGGCGGGCATTGGCATCGGAGCCATCGATGGCAATGTCAATGCGAATAGCAGCGCCTCGAGCAGCATCGGCAGCGGAACGGGGAATGGCAGCTCAGCGAATGGCGTTCTCGAGAACAGCAGCGAGCTGATTCTGCCGATAGCCGAGGCCCAGGCAGCGGGAAAACCGCTCAACGAAGCCATCGAGGAG TTCGATGACTACCTTCGGTCTCTGTCGCTGCACGACACAGACATCCAGATGATCACGGATGGTCAGCTGCCACTGAGGCAGTGCCTGCACCGCGAGGCCTGCGCCAAGGATGTGGAGCTGCCTGCCTACTACAATCGGTTCAGCGACCTGCGCAAAGAGTTCCTGCGCTACAAGTCCGGAGATCTGTCGCGGGCCCTGGTCCCCGTCAAGGACATAAAAAAGATGCTGCAATCGCCCACACTGCCCGTGCCCCAGTCCATCGGAGAGATGCTGAATG AGCTCAATACGACGTCGGTGGAGGACAACGGCTTCTACATACGCGAATCTCGCGACATGGTCACTGTGATCCAGACCCTCCTCCAGGCAG GTCACAAATTCGCCTCAAACGAGTTGGTCACCCTGAACCTGGAACCTGGAATTTG CTCAATTGACGACGAGGTCGACGGCAACTGCATCGTGCGCGCCCGCGGACTGCCCTGGCAGAGCAGCGACCAGGACATTGCCAAGTTCTTCCGTGGTCTCAACGTAGCCAA GGGCGGTGTCGCTCTTTGTTTGTCCCCACTGGGCAGGCGTAACGGCGAGGCTCTAATCCGCTTCGTCTCCCAGGAGCACCGAGACATGGCGCTGAAGCGGCATAAGCACCACATCGGGGCCAGGTACATCGAGGTGTACCGCGCCTCGGGCGAGGACTTTCTCGCCATTGCCGGAGGCGCCTCCAATGAGGCGCAGGCCTTTCTATCCAAGGGGGCCCAGGTGATCATTCGAATGCGGGGACTGCCCTACGACTGCACGGCCAAGCAAGTG CTCGACTTCTTTACCACGGGCGAGGCGCCCTGCCACGTGCTGGATGCGAACGAGGGCGTTCTTTTCGTGAAGAAGCCGGATGGGAGGGCCACTGGAGACGCCTTCGTGCTGTTCGCCAACGAGGGGGATGCCCCGAAAGCGCTGGGGCGACACCGCGAGTCCATTGGGCAGCGATACATCGAGCTCTTTCGCTCGACCACCGCCGAGGTGCAGCAGGTCCTAAACCGCTCCATGGACCCCAAGACCTTTGAGAcaagcagccacagccagccgCCGCTAATCGCCCAGCTGCCCACTATGCAGCTGCCCCTGCTGCCCCAG CACCTTATCACTTCGGGAACGACAAAGAACTGCATCAGGCTGCGCGGACTGCCCTACGAGGCCATGGTGGAGCACATTCTCCACTTCCTGGACGACTTTGCCAAGCACATCATTTACCAGGGCGTGCATATGGTGATTAATGCGCAG GGCCAGCCCAGCGGCGAGGCCTTCATTCAGATGGACTCGGAGGACTCCGCGCGGCTCTGCGCCCAGCGCAAGCACAACCAGTTCATGGTCTTCGGAAAGAAGTTCCGCTACATCGAGGTGTTCCAGTGCTCCGGCGACGACATGAACATGGTCCTAAACGGCGGACTGGCCTCGCCCGTCGCCCAGCCACCGGCCCACCACGGCCACGCCCACAAGCAGCCCTCGCTGCTAACCACGG GTGCCACTGTACTGGGTGCCCACTTCGGACCACCCTTCCAGGCCTACGGGGCAGCACCGCCGCCGTCTCACACGCCGCTCCTGGCCACGCCCCGAAACCACCACGCCcaccaccatcaccatcaTGCGTCCACCTTCTATCCGCCACCGCTCGTCTACTGGCCCTACCCGAGCCCGCCCGTCTCGCCCACCACCTACTACAGCCAACCGGCAGCGCACTCGCCGTCGCAGCCTCTG TATCCGCTCGACTTCTTCCCCCCATCACCGCTCTCACCGCCTAGCGTGGCCATTCCGCATACCAGCGCCGGCCTGATACTCACGACAACCAAGGCCGCCGTGTCCTTTGTGCCACCAAAACAGTTCTCTTCAACGACCACGGCCAGTGGAAGCAAGCTGTCCATTCCGATGCTAGGATATGCTAGTACCAGCCAGCTCGGAGCTTCGCCAGCGACTACTTTGAACGGAACCGGAGCGATGTCCTCTGCTACGGCCTCACCAACGGCTTCCGCTACTGGATCTACATTGACGTCGTCGTCGACGCTGCTTAGCATTGACATAAATCATGCCACGTCGACGTCCACGTCTATTCCCACACCATCGACAGCGCCCATGCTGAAGACCAGCAGCCAGGGGGCGACGGGAGCTGCTTCCACGGCTCTAGTGAGCAACTCCTGCGTAGAGCTTTTCATATCTTAG
- the LOC108158938 gene encoding RNA-binding protein fusilli isoform X6: protein MHGSCYRYCLGKLYQRRRKRLALCRTRVCFELYTHKNIQLVESSIDDEVDGNCIVRARGLPWQSSDQDIAKFFRGLNVAKGGVALCLSPLGRRNGEALIRFVSQEHRDMALKRHKHHIGARYIEVYRASGEDFLAIAGGASNEAQAFLSKGAQVIIRMRGLPYDCTAKQVLDFFTTGEAPCHVLDANEGVLFVKKPDGRATGDAFVLFANEGDAPKALGRHRESIGQRYIELFRSTTAEVQQVLNRSMDPKTFETSSHSQPPLIAQLPTMQLPLLPQVGVVTHGNGRVPVPVPANLCPHPHPPQHLITSGTTKNCIRLRGLPYEAMVEHILHFLDDFAKHIIYQGVHMVINAQGQPSGEAFIQMDSEDSARLCAQRKHNQFMVFGKKFRYIEVFQCSGDDMNMVLNGGLASPVAQPPAHHGHAHKQPSLLTTGMLAQSPPTPTGAQSAISGSHTHPHAHSHSHAQGHVSAHHGLPTSPALLAPLSSTSGAAASAGGLASFMASQPSAAAAHSSLQNAAVALSSLSGQAPPGYPLNFSLPPPSSQAAASPALLAQQQAQFIAQQSLLVRQQAAAALAAEQQQQLYANAMLQSHPLYLQQHQQQQQQQLYANAMLQSGQPQFVFMQRPYMPHFPLGYMQAGAAGSASTSALALAQAQAQAQAQVQPQSIKRSYENAFQQEAAGAAAAASAAKRALTRTPSSVYSYYNPSI from the exons ATGCACGGCTCTTGTTATCGCTATTGCCTTGGAAAATTATACCAGCGTAGAAGGAAACGCCTTGCCCTCTGCCGGACCCGGGTCTGTTTCGAACTATACACTCATAAAAATATTCAATTAGTGGAAAG CTCAATTGACGACGAGGTCGACGGCAACTGCATCGTGCGCGCCCGCGGACTGCCCTGGCAGAGCAGCGACCAGGACATTGCCAAGTTCTTCCGTGGTCTCAACGTAGCCAA GGGCGGTGTCGCTCTTTGTTTGTCCCCACTGGGCAGGCGTAACGGCGAGGCTCTAATCCGCTTCGTCTCCCAGGAGCACCGAGACATGGCGCTGAAGCGGCATAAGCACCACATCGGGGCCAGGTACATCGAGGTGTACCGCGCCTCGGGCGAGGACTTTCTCGCCATTGCCGGAGGCGCCTCCAATGAGGCGCAGGCCTTTCTATCCAAGGGGGCCCAGGTGATCATTCGAATGCGGGGACTGCCCTACGACTGCACGGCCAAGCAAGTG CTCGACTTCTTTACCACGGGCGAGGCGCCCTGCCACGTGCTGGATGCGAACGAGGGCGTTCTTTTCGTGAAGAAGCCGGATGGGAGGGCCACTGGAGACGCCTTCGTGCTGTTCGCCAACGAGGGGGATGCCCCGAAAGCGCTGGGGCGACACCGCGAGTCCATTGGGCAGCGATACATCGAGCTCTTTCGCTCGACCACCGCCGAGGTGCAGCAGGTCCTAAACCGCTCCATGGACCCCAAGACCTTTGAGAcaagcagccacagccagccgCCGCTAATCGCCCAGCTGCCCACTATGCAGCTGCCCCTGCTGCCCCAGGTGGGTGTCGTCACCCATGGCAATGGCCGCGTCCCAGTTCCAGTCCCAGCTAACCTGTGCCCACATCCCCATCCCCCACAGCACCTTATCACTTCGGGAACGACAAAGAACTGCATCAGGCTGCGCGGACTGCCCTACGAGGCCATGGTGGAGCACATTCTCCACTTCCTGGACGACTTTGCCAAGCACATCATTTACCAGGGCGTGCATATGGTGATTAATGCGCAG GGCCAGCCCAGCGGCGAGGCCTTCATTCAGATGGACTCGGAGGACTCCGCGCGGCTCTGCGCCCAGCGCAAGCACAACCAGTTCATGGTCTTCGGAAAGAAGTTCCGCTACATCGAGGTGTTCCAGTGCTCCGGCGACGACATGAACATGGTCCTAAACGGCGGACTGGCCTCGCCCGTCGCCCAGCCACCGGCCCACCACGGCCACGCCCACAAGCAGCCCTCGCTGCTAACCACGGGTATGTTAGCTCAGTCGCCGCCGACTCCAACCGGCGCCCAGTCGGCCATCTCCggctcacacacacacccgcACGCACACTCGCATTCGCACGCCCAGGGCCACGTCTCCGCTCACCATGGCTTGCCCACGTCCCCAGCCCTCCTGGCGCCCCTTAGCTCCACCTCAGGCGCTGCTGCGTCCGCTGGCGGACTGGCCTCCTTCATGGCCTCTCAGCCATCGGCCGCCGCAGCCCACTCTTCGCTGCAGAACGCAGCCGTGGCCCTAAGCTCCCTGTCGGGCCAGGCCCCACCCGGATACCCCCTCAACTTCTCGCTGCCGCCGCCCTCCTCCCAGGCGGCCGCCAGTCCCGCCCTGCTCGCACAGCAGCAGGCGCAGTTCATAGCCCAGCAGAGCCTTCTGGTGCGCCAGCAGGCCGCCGCAGCCCTGGCcgccgagcagcagcagcagctttaCGCCAACGCCATGCTCCAGTCGCACCCCCTCTAcctgcagcagcaccagcagcagcagcagcagcagctctatGCCAATGCAATGCTGCAGTCGGGCCAGCCCCAGTTCGTGTTCATGCAGCGGCCTTACATGCCGCACTTTCCCCTTGGCTACATGCAAGCTGGAGCGGCTGGCAGTGCGTCTACCTCGGCCCTGGCCCTCGCACAGGCTCAAGCCCAGGCACAGGCTCAGGTGCAGCCACAGTCGATAAAGCGGTCGTACGAGAACGCCTTTCAGCAGGAGGCGGCTGGAGCAGCGGCTGCAGCCAGTGCGGCCAAGCGGGCGCTCACTCGCACGCCTAGTAGCGTCTACTCGTACTACAATCCGAGCATTTGA
- the LOC108158938 gene encoding RNA-binding protein fusilli isoform X7, which yields MALKRHKHHIGARYIEVYRASGEDFLAIAGGASNEAQAFLSKGAQVIIRMRGLPYDCTAKQVLDFFTTGEAPCHVLDANEGVLFVKKPDGRATGDAFVLFANEGDAPKALGRHRESIGQRYIELFRSTTAEVQQVLNRSMDPKTFETSSHSQPPLIAQLPTMQLPLLPQVGVVTHGNGRVPVPVPANLCPHPHPPQHLITSGTTKNCIRLRGLPYEAMVEHILHFLDDFAKHIIYQGVHMVINAQGQPSGEAFIQMDSEDSARLCAQRKHNQFMVFGKKFRYIEVFQCSGDDMNMVLNGGLASPVAQPPAHHGHAHKQPSLLTTGMLAQSPPTPTGAQSAISGSHTHPHAHSHSHAQGHVSAHHGLPTSPALLAPLSSTSGAAASAGGLASFMASQPSAAAAHSSLQNAAVALSSLSGQAPPGYPLNFSLPPPSSQAAASPALLAQQQAQFIAQQSLLVRQQAAAALAAEQQQQLYANAMLQSHPLYLQQHQQQQQQQLYANAMLQSGQPQFVFMQRPYMPHFPLGYMQAGAAGSASTSALALAQAQAQAQAQVQPQSIKRSYENAFQQEAAGAAAAASAAKRALTRTPSSVYSYYNPSI from the exons ATGGCGCTGAAGCGGCATAAGCACCACATCGGGGCCAGGTACATCGAGGTGTACCGCGCCTCGGGCGAGGACTTTCTCGCCATTGCCGGAGGCGCCTCCAATGAGGCGCAGGCCTTTCTATCCAAGGGGGCCCAGGTGATCATTCGAATGCGGGGACTGCCCTACGACTGCACGGCCAAGCAAGTG CTCGACTTCTTTACCACGGGCGAGGCGCCCTGCCACGTGCTGGATGCGAACGAGGGCGTTCTTTTCGTGAAGAAGCCGGATGGGAGGGCCACTGGAGACGCCTTCGTGCTGTTCGCCAACGAGGGGGATGCCCCGAAAGCGCTGGGGCGACACCGCGAGTCCATTGGGCAGCGATACATCGAGCTCTTTCGCTCGACCACCGCCGAGGTGCAGCAGGTCCTAAACCGCTCCATGGACCCCAAGACCTTTGAGAcaagcagccacagccagccgCCGCTAATCGCCCAGCTGCCCACTATGCAGCTGCCCCTGCTGCCCCAGGTGGGTGTCGTCACCCATGGCAATGGCCGCGTCCCAGTTCCAGTCCCAGCTAACCTGTGCCCACATCCCCATCCCCCACAGCACCTTATCACTTCGGGAACGACAAAGAACTGCATCAGGCTGCGCGGACTGCCCTACGAGGCCATGGTGGAGCACATTCTCCACTTCCTGGACGACTTTGCCAAGCACATCATTTACCAGGGCGTGCATATGGTGATTAATGCGCAG GGCCAGCCCAGCGGCGAGGCCTTCATTCAGATGGACTCGGAGGACTCCGCGCGGCTCTGCGCCCAGCGCAAGCACAACCAGTTCATGGTCTTCGGAAAGAAGTTCCGCTACATCGAGGTGTTCCAGTGCTCCGGCGACGACATGAACATGGTCCTAAACGGCGGACTGGCCTCGCCCGTCGCCCAGCCACCGGCCCACCACGGCCACGCCCACAAGCAGCCCTCGCTGCTAACCACGGGTATGTTAGCTCAGTCGCCGCCGACTCCAACCGGCGCCCAGTCGGCCATCTCCggctcacacacacacccgcACGCACACTCGCATTCGCACGCCCAGGGCCACGTCTCCGCTCACCATGGCTTGCCCACGTCCCCAGCCCTCCTGGCGCCCCTTAGCTCCACCTCAGGCGCTGCTGCGTCCGCTGGCGGACTGGCCTCCTTCATGGCCTCTCAGCCATCGGCCGCCGCAGCCCACTCTTCGCTGCAGAACGCAGCCGTGGCCCTAAGCTCCCTGTCGGGCCAGGCCCCACCCGGATACCCCCTCAACTTCTCGCTGCCGCCGCCCTCCTCCCAGGCGGCCGCCAGTCCCGCCCTGCTCGCACAGCAGCAGGCGCAGTTCATAGCCCAGCAGAGCCTTCTGGTGCGCCAGCAGGCCGCCGCAGCCCTGGCcgccgagcagcagcagcagctttaCGCCAACGCCATGCTCCAGTCGCACCCCCTCTAcctgcagcagcaccagcagcagcagcagcagcagctctatGCCAATGCAATGCTGCAGTCGGGCCAGCCCCAGTTCGTGTTCATGCAGCGGCCTTACATGCCGCACTTTCCCCTTGGCTACATGCAAGCTGGAGCGGCTGGCAGTGCGTCTACCTCGGCCCTGGCCCTCGCACAGGCTCAAGCCCAGGCACAGGCTCAGGTGCAGCCACAGTCGATAAAGCGGTCGTACGAGAACGCCTTTCAGCAGGAGGCGGCTGGAGCAGCGGCTGCAGCCAGTGCGGCCAAGCGGGCGCTCACTCGCACGCCTAGTAGCGTCTACTCGTACTACAATCCGAGCATTTGA